In one Dermacentor albipictus isolate Rhodes 1998 colony chromosome 4, USDA_Dalb.pri_finalv2, whole genome shotgun sequence genomic region, the following are encoded:
- the LOC135915444 gene encoding solute carrier family 22 member 7-like, which yields MSVLENKHKTGSSLRTSDAAVSRGGQSDRTASIPSTSTLRQARHGEKRRAWQATADSERAYGSNSFRLLLLLFAQTSAFASYVQGWTRVADVQPVDYWCMPPSKYSYMSTAQWFNVGIPRRPDGSYSHCAYYERPRSAVSEPSGAEVLCDHWYYNVSESTHNLLVEWDLVCYRTWLLDVAEAAFVSASALCAPSMGLASDMFGRWPVLYASVVVLFCTGLTQCFATTLASYVVLRFTSQASASVLELIAIVLLFESTQLAQRDSFVALAICFPTMLVPTYVAALNLYTRDWRTLRLGVAAPSLLLIVLVHLTSESPDWLVVNGRTTEAERVLMWTARSDRTEPGHVKDRLSAITGSLALSGERPATVAGSPNFRLLFTGPMRYLSFCTFGFWFFSYVGYFSPSYVEAHAHVYDLRWIALALNVLGMLTSYFMAKHCGYRYPLSVFALTTSAMVALKSALSTLSLRVPLAWTIILAYILFNMLSVFLSIHTVNIFPTRVRCIGYSFAYMCGTVGAMMAAIMRRAERALPHILKPFPVALTAVGMVVFSMSILLLPKRAKEDPTGSSQKEKRSIARRSLFEEAERQMTSMVSDYAGTGTTQASKRASGHATNQSNK from the coding sequence ATGTCTGTGCTTGAGAACAAGCACAAGACGGGCTCTTCGCTCCGTACCTCGGACGCGGCCGTCTCTCGTGGCGGACAGAGCGACAGGACTGCGAGCATCCCCAGCACCTCGACCCTCCGCCAGGCCCGACATGGCGAGAAACGACGCGCCTGGCAAGCGACAGCCGACAGCGAGCGTGCCTACGGCAGCAACAGCTTTCGGCTGCTCCTCCTGCTGTTCGCCCAAACGTCCGCCTTTGCGTCGTACGTGCAGGGTTGGACCCGGGTGGCAGACGTCCAGCCCGTCGACTATTGGTGCATGCCCCCGTCCAAGTACTCGTACATGTCCACGGCCCAGTGGTTCAACGTCGGCATTCCGCGTCGCCCCGACGGCAGCTACAGCCATTGCGCGTACTACGAGCGGCCCCGATCCGCGGTTTCCGAGCCCAGCGGCGCCGAGGTGCTCTGCGACCACTGGTACTACAACGTGAGCGAGAGCACACACAACTTGCTCGTCGAGTGGGACTTGGTCTGCTACAGGACCTGGCTCTTGGACGTCGCCGAGGCCGCCTTCGTAAGCGCGAGCGCTCTATGCGCGCCTTCCATGGGACTCGCTTCGGACATGTTCGGACGGTGGCCCGTGCTGTACGCGTCGGTCGTCGTGCTCTTCTGCACTGGGCTGACCCAGTGCTTCGCCACGACGCTGGCCTCGTACGTCGTGCTACGCTTCACGTCACAGGCGTCCGCCAGTGTCCTGGAGCTAATCGCCATCGTCCTGCTGTTCGAGTCGACGCAGCTCGCCCAACGCGACTCTTTCGTTGCGCTCGCGATCTGCTTTCCGACGATGCTGGTTCCTACCTACGTAGCCGCACTGAATTTGTACACGCGGGACTGGAGGACCCTACGCCTTGGCGTGGCTGCACCTTCGCTGTTGCTGATCGTCTTGGTTCACTTGACCAGCGAGTCTCCGGACTGGCTCGTCGTCAACGGTAGGACTACGGAAGCCGAGCGCGTTCTGATGTGGACCGCGCGATCGGACCGCACAGAACCTGGCCACGTTAAGGATAGGCTGAGCGCAATAACCGGCTCTCTTGCACTGTCCGGCGAGCGGCCAGCGACGGTCGCCGGCAGCCCCAACTTTCGCCTGCTTTTTACCGGGCCCATGCGCTACCTCTCCTTCTGCACCTTTGGCTTTTGGTTCTTTTCGTACGTGGGATATTTCAGCCCCAGCTACGTGGAGGCTCACGCCCACGTCTACGACCTCAGGTGGATTGCGTTGGCGTTGAACGTACTCGGAATGCTGACCTCGTATTTTATGGCCAAGCACTGCGGCTACCGCTACCCTCTCTCCGTGTTCGCGCTCACGACCTCCGCCATGGTGGCGCTTAAGTCGGCGCTGAGCACGCTTTCGCTGCGCGTGCCGCTCGCATGGACAATAATTTTGGCCTACATACTTTTCAACATGCTGAGCGTTTTTCTTTCCATCCACACCGTGAATATATTTCCGACCAGAGTGAGATGCATCGGTTATTCTTTCGCCTACATGTGCGGAACTGTGGGAGCTATGATGGCGGCGATCATGAGACGCGCGGAGAGAGCGCTGCCGCATATTTTGAAGCCGTTTCCGGTAGCCCTGACTGCGGTCGGCATGGTTGTTTTCTCCATGAGCATCCTGCTCCTACCGAAACGCGCAAAAGAGGATCCGACTGGCAGTTCCCAAAAGGAGAAGAGATCGATTGCGCGCCGTTCGCTGTTCGAAGAAGCAGAGCGACAGATGACGTCAATGGTTTCTGACTATGCTGGAACAGGTACAacacaagcaagcaagcgagcaagcggCCACGCAACCAAccaatcaaataaataa